The Diadema setosum chromosome 4, eeDiaSeto1, whole genome shotgun sequence genome window below encodes:
- the LOC140227746 gene encoding uncharacterized protein yields MAVLMCVVPILVAILVMVVCRHHKKRRRASHTSNQPNNRQLQVHPVDNSNPNLSSTDHVVLNKTSTICTDAGAEGHPFPSHYYNICREVTAHEEDPYHIYQDAAEVDMGTSQAPNLEQVFLCASSLQSNVTCSNQNHADKMNSKRDSLGSASVYPSQSREKSEVDENLFPSENSCQIAPNRRSETIQEQSRWKTPVEYKYTKGNEVITADTLYSTAIYLAKSREKPEVDEDGYLVLEANTGEISPYQSKILQTSPRPTKNRTLAQSTRISTHAYDTKTRRLKA; encoded by the exons TTGTTGCCATTCTCGTCATGGTAGTGTGCAGGCATCACAAGAAAAG ACGTAGAGCATCACACACTTCAAATCAGCCAAACAACAGACAACTGCAGGTGCATCCTGTAGATAATTCAAACCCAAATTTGAGCTCGACGGATCATGTTGTATTGAACAAAACTAGTACAATATGTACTGACGCTGGAGCAGAGGGTCACCCTTTCCCGAGCCACTATTACAACATTTGCAGAGAAGTCACTGCTCATGAAGAGGATCCGTATCACATCTACCAGGACGCTGCGGAGGTAGACATGGGAACTTCGCAGGCACCAAACTTGGAACAAGTCTTCCTTTGTGCATCTTCGTTACAGAGCAACGTCACTTGCTCA AACCAAAATCATGCCGACAAAATGAACAGCAAGAGAGACAGTCTTGGTTCTGCATCCGTCTACCCAAGCCAATCGAGAGAGAAATCCGAGGTGGATGAAAATCTCTTTCCCTCAGAAAATTCCTGTCAAATTGCTCCAAACCGCCGATCCGAGACAATTCAAGAACAGTCACGATGGAAGACACCAGTTGAGTACAAATATACCAAAGGAAATGAAGTGATCACGGCTGATACATTATATTCTACAGCCATCTACTTAGCCAAATCAAGGGAAAAGCCTGAGGTAGATGAAGATGGTTACCTTGTTCTCGAAGCCAATACCGGTGAAATCTCTCCCTACCAATCTAAAATCCTACAG ACCAGTCCGAGACCCACCAAGAACCGCACTCTTGCCCAGAGTACACGTATATCGACCCACGCATATGACACGAAAACTAGACGCCTGAAGGCCTGA